In the Trinickia acidisoli genome, GGCCAGTTACGAGGCGCGGGTCGTGACATACGCTGTCGCACACCGCGGTTACGTACCTTCCGAACTGGAGGGCGGCCGTGCATTGGTTGGGGCGCGGAAAGAAGAGATCGCCTAGGCATTAGAGGCGTATATCCGGCGAGCCCTTACACCGCCGCTTTCGGTGTTTGTCAACGTAGTTGTCGCGTCGCTTCACGCGCACTGCTTTAGTTCAGCTCGGGGCGTACGCTCCGGATTGAGCCAGACCTCGTCCTTCAATTCCCAATTGCGAGTCGAGCGAGACCAACGGTGCGGGTTGCTCGCCTTGGCCTGCGCGTAGACGGCATCGCGTTGCGCCAACACGGCGGTGGCGACGCCGTTATGACGCTGCGCCGGCGTGACGAATTTCAGGGCGCTGTGCTTGTGCTCGTGGTTGTACCAACGCACGAACTGCTGCGTCCAAGCACGCGCAGCGTCGAGGCTCGCGAATGCTTTGCGCGGGTAGTCGGGCCGGTACTTGCAGGTGCGGAACAGCGCCTCGGCGTACGGGTTGTCGTTAGTCGGCCCTGCATAAGGTAGGCGAGGCAAGCGCAGCAGGGCGTTGGAGGAAGATCACGATTTAGCGAACTCCCAGAATCGATTTTGATCTGATTGGTTTTCTGGGAGTTTGCGAGCTACGCCGATGAGCACGCCCGACTTTTTCCGCAGCCGACTGGACACGATGATCGACCTTCGTCACCCCCTGGCGGTGTTGGCCACGCGCATGCCGTGGGCATCCATAGAAGCGGCGCTCGCGCCTATGTTTGAGCGCCGTGCTCGTGAAGGTCGTGTCCTGGAAGGCTCGGATCTGTTCGGCGCGACGGCGGTACTGGCTGGCAGCGGCCCGAGCGCGGCAGGCCGCCCTCGATTGCCGATTCGCTTGATGGCGGGGCTGCTGTACCTGAAGCATGCGTACAACGAGAGCGACGACTCGGTGTGCGAGCGCTGGGCGCAAGACGTGTACTTCCAATTCTTCTGCGGCGAGGAGTACTTTCAAGCGCGCATGCCCTGCGATCCGACCAACCTCGTTCGCTTTCGGCAAGCCTTGGGCGAGGCCGGTGTCGAGGAGTTGCTGGCGACGACGATTGCCGCGGCGACGCAAATGAAGGCGATCACCCCGGCCGAATTCGAGCGGGTGATCGTCGACAGCACGGTTCAAGAGAAGGCGATCGCCTATCCGACCGACAGCCGGTTGCTCGAGGTGGCTCGGATCAAACTGGTGTGCCTGGCGCAGCGCGCGGGTTTGGTGCTCAAGCAAACGTATCAGCGTGAAGGCAAGCGGCTGCGCCGGCGCGCTGGCGGCTACGCACATGCCAAGCAGTTCAAGCGCCTTCGTCGAGTGCTCAAACGCCAGCGTACCGTGCTGGGCCGCGTGTTACGCGACATCGAACGCAAGATGTCCGAACTCTCGCACGAACGACAAACGTCATTGCGGGTTTGGCTGGAGCGGGCGTGGCGAATCTGCCGTCAACGCCCAAAGGATAAGAACAAGCTGTACGCCTTGCACGCGCCGGAAGCAGAGTGCATTGGCAAAGGCAAAGCACGACAGCCGTATGAGTTCGGCATCAAGGTCAGCTTGGCGATCACCGAGCGGCATGGCTTGATCGTCGGCGCGCGGGCGTTCCCGGGCAATCCGTATGACGGGCACGTGCTGGCCGAACAATTGGAACAGACTTCGATCCTGCTGCAAGAGGCGCAAGGTACACCGCGCGTGAAGACGGTGCTGACCGATCTGGGCTATCGCGGCGTGGACGCCGACATTGCACCGGTGCAACTGGTCCATCGCGGCAAGAGCAAGACGCTTTCGAACAGGCAACGGCGCTGGTTAAAACGCAGGCAGGCCATCGAACCGATCATCGGGCACGTGAAGCACGATCACGGCATGCGCCGCTGCTGGCTCAAGGGGCAAACGGGCGACGCCGTGCATGCCGTGCTGTGCGCGGCCGGCTACAACCTGCGTTGGTTGCTGCGA is a window encoding:
- a CDS encoding IS5 family transposase: MSTPDFFRSRLDTMIDLRHPLAVLATRMPWASIEAALAPMFERRAREGRVLEGSDLFGATAVLAGSGPSAAGRPRLPIRLMAGLLYLKHAYNESDDSVCERWAQDVYFQFFCGEEYFQARMPCDPTNLVRFRQALGEAGVEELLATTIAAATQMKAITPAEFERVIVDSTVQEKAIAYPTDSRLLEVARIKLVCLAQRAGLVLKQTYQREGKRLRRRAGGYAHAKQFKRLRRVLKRQRTVLGRVLRDIERKMSELSHERQTSLRVWLERAWRICRQRPKDKNKLYALHAPEAECIGKGKARQPYEFGIKVSLAITERHGLIVGARAFPGNPYDGHVLAEQLEQTSILLQEAQGTPRVKTVLTDLGYRGVDADIAPVQLVHRGKSKTLSNRQRRWLKRRQAIEPIIGHVKHDHGMRRCWLKGQTGDAVHAVLCAAGYNLRWLLRAIARLGLKAFYALAALLGTEKFTKRQSRGSHKSFTLWAERWRQTSHRWAH